In the Longimicrobiales bacterium genome, TGAGGAAGCTCCTGCAGAGGAAGCTGCTGCTCCCGAGGCCGAAGCTGAGGAAGCTCCTGCAGAGGAAGCTGCTGCTCCCGAGGCCGAAGCTGAGGAAGCTCCTGCAGAGGAAGCTGCTGCTCCCGAGGCCGAAGCTGAGGAAGCTCCTGCAGAGGAAGCTGCTGAAGAGCCGGCTGCCGACGCCGAAGAAACCGAAGAGGAGAAGTCCGAGTAACCCTCGGGCGTCTTTGATTCATGGGTCGCCAAGACCCGAAGTTTCTCGTCGTGGGGCATGTAAATAGGCCGCACGGAACAAAGGGTGAGCTTTTTATTGGGCCGCTGACGGACCACCCCGAGGGCATCTTTGTCCCCGGGGTGGTTTTTCGTCTGGGTGGTAAGGACGACGAGCAGCCGGATCCCGATCTGCCGCCGCTGCGTATCGAGACGGTGCGGCCGTTTCAGAACGGACATCTCATCGTGTTCGCAGGAGTAGATGACCGGAATGAGGCCGATCGACTTCGTAATCGATACCTCTTCGTTCCCGCTGAGGACGTCGCTCCGCTCGCCGCGGGCGAAGTGTTCTTCCACGATCTAATTGGTATGAAGGTCGAGACCGTTGCGGGTCAGAAACTCGGTGAAGTCGCGGAGATCTTTGAGCTCAGCCCAGCGCACATGCTTGAGGTCCGCGGGGAGAAGAAGGAGTACATGATCCCCTTCACAAAAGAGGTCGTTGTTGAAGTGGACGCTGATGCCTCACGGCTCGTCGTCGACCCGCCCGACGGACTCTTGGATCTCTGATCGTGCGCATCAACATCGTCTCGATCTTCCCGAGTTTCTTCGAAGGCCCTCTTGGACTGTCCATTCCGAAGCGGGCCTCTGAGGCGGGCTTGGTCGAGTACAACCTCATCGACTTACGCGACTACACCCACGACAAGCACCGGACCGTGGATGCTCTCCCATACGGGGGAGGGGCGGGGATGGTGATGAAGCCCGAACCGTTCTTTGAGGCGATGGATGACGTCGCGCCTGTGGGCCCGGTCGTGCTACTGTCCGCTCGGGGCCGTCCGTTCACGCATGATGACGCGGTACGATTGAGCGTGCAGCCCGATCTAACCCTTCTGTGTGGTCACTATAAAGACGTGGACCAACGCGTGGCCGACCATCTGGCGACCGAAGAGATCTCCATCGGTGACTATGTACTGTCCGGGGGAGAGGTCGGGGCGTTGGTCATCACGGACGCGGTCGTGCGACTCTTGCCCGGAGCGATCGGAGACCACGAGGCTGCATCAACCGATTCGTTCTACGATGCAGGACAGGTCAGCGCTCCGTCCTACACTCGACCGGCGGAGTACCGAGGGCACGAAGTGCCAGAAGTACTACTCTCGGGTGATCACGCGAAGATCGATGAGTGGAAGAAGGAGCAGGCCGAACGGATCACGGTGGAACGGAGACCGGAGTTGAGCAGAGACTAGTTCCAGCTCAAGCCACGCAGTTGCTCGGTGTCCAAA is a window encoding:
- the rimM gene encoding ribosome maturation factor RimM (Essential for efficient processing of 16S rRNA), translated to MGRQDPKFLVVGHVNRPHGTKGELFIGPLTDHPEGIFVPGVVFRLGGKDDEQPDPDLPPLRIETVRPFQNGHLIVFAGVDDRNEADRLRNRYLFVPAEDVAPLAAGEVFFHDLIGMKVETVAGQKLGEVAEIFELSPAHMLEVRGEKKEYMIPFTKEVVVEVDADASRLVVDPPDGLLDL
- the trmD gene encoding tRNA (guanosine(37)-N1)-methyltransferase TrmD — encoded protein: MRINIVSIFPSFFEGPLGLSIPKRASEAGLVEYNLIDLRDYTHDKHRTVDALPYGGGAGMVMKPEPFFEAMDDVAPVGPVVLLSARGRPFTHDDAVRLSVQPDLTLLCGHYKDVDQRVADHLATEEISIGDYVLSGGEVGALVITDAVVRLLPGAIGDHEAASTDSFYDAGQVSAPSYTRPAEYRGHEVPEVLLSGDHAKIDEWKKEQAERITVERRPELSRD